From the genome of Prunus persica cultivar Lovell chromosome G8, Prunus_persica_NCBIv2, whole genome shotgun sequence:
atccgccggatgagacatctgaccgtcaattgattttctagcagcatgccaagtcaaactcttagctgtctcatgtgattgaaacatccttttaaaccttggaattggaggaaaataccacaccaccttcgctggcacaccctctttcaagattgaatctttgccttccttccaccttgagataccacaagtaggacaattagttgaatcctcatactccttcctatacaagatgcaatcattggggcatgcgtgcattttctcataactcagccccaatgcacacaaagtctttttagcctcatacatagaggttggtattgtatttccttctggaagcaaatcgccttgaagtatcaataattctgtaaaacagacatcactcatcccatgttttgccttcaaattttacaacttcactaatgctgataacttcgtgtactttctacaaccagggtacactggttgatctccatccccaatcacattggcaaactcatacggatcggaaccaaaatcaccaaattcattatcatccatatcaatttcttcagacacaaaattgtacctactatggccatcatcttcttcaacatttctactagcattagtagttgcttcccaaggttctccgtgaaatgtccaattcttatagctttggtcaattccattaaagtataagtgatcccttataattccaaccccaaacaacttcaaattaacacatttaacacatggacaacggatatgtgttgtagttagaagattttctacagcaaagttcaaaaatgcttccaccccaaactcatatgccttcgatcttctatccgagtgcatccatgacttatccatctccgacactgtaacctattatctataataaagtgaaaatacaggcaataaccatcactatagcagattatacaaagatctaatagcaagtaatacacaacagagacgacgggttttaaacaaaaacagacgtatttggcatatatagacgacggattttcaacagacgtcgtctaatataagtaatacaacgacggtttatgaaaaaaccgtcgtgtataagtaatacaacgatggttttttcataaaccgtcgtgtaatcgtcgtcgtatgcctaaaaaggcgtcgtgtctcagtttattttcaaaaacccaaaacccattaagaacacaacatatatatgaaaccaagcaagaaactaacatatacatgaaaccaagcatgaaaacaataaatccattcccaattcaacataacatagggtgattaaaagatccgacaaaattaaatccattcccaattcaacataacagataatgtaatccatgaacccattaaacagaaaatccatgaacccatacctataagcacattattaacagatcgcaaagcatatacctaaaaccctttaacaaaacaacctaatatcattcaatgaatttacaaggggaagatagggtttgtacttacaagttggacgagctcacagattcgatggagcctggagagtgcaacttttaattagagcagaagtgagagagcgaaatgttatgttgcgcgaaatctgaaaattttagggttcagggttagaagtataagaataagagccaaatctaaaaaatttagggcgcgcgaaaatttttagagagtgcgctctttaaaacgtcgaaagaaaaaccatggcgaaagttctacaagaaccgacgtaaatgtaatattccacgacggaaacactgaacgtaacgccgtttattttgacgcttcatttttctggttaagaaattgaaaacgttgtaaattataatagacgacttacatattaaaatgacgtcgtttaaagtataaaccatgtcggttattttactgcacgacgtaacatatgtattccacgactcaactaccgtcgttaaaaattaataccctaaacccttaaaactaaattatataattttaaaaattaagtttataaaagggtttatggttttacagcctaatatataccctagactacccaaaaattatactttaaaaataaaccccaataaataacaaccctaatctctaaaccctagactctaaaccctaaaccataaaactagaagtgattttatgactcatcaaaacaattttgttttggatggtcattttaaatttttgttattcaaaatgaattttttcaaggtttagggggaagaaaatatatcaatgacttcataggagttgactttgcatttttctgatttattttaaatttattttgaatattttgatataaaaataataaaatattcttatcacaacaacaaaccacgtcggtgttaataaattgtagacgttgtaaattgtaatagacgactaagttgttaaaatgacgtcgtttaaatgagaaactatggcggatatttaactatccgacgtaaaatatatattccacgacttaaccgctgtcgttacaaagtactaccctgccctgaacccttaagaaattgaagacgttgtaaaccataaacgactcaattgttcaaagaacgtcgtctaaatatccttttacgtcggatttgtttaaaacgaaacaacaaaaaacgacggtttttgactttattaggtcgttggaaatgtattacacgtcggttacgcaatttgcatgtttgtttttttttaatttaagaaaacctcaacaaatttttacattatatattatagacaaaatttgtacattatacataaatatcaagtgttcaataattcccctattccaggtgaaggcaaacaaactctgcccattcattccggacttcatcaattgcttcttgggggtatggcgcttcctgttttcccttggcatactgcataaacaatgactattagggtttataaataaaaagaaattcaatcacagacgacgatatttttcataaccgacgtagtatatctattcaacgacggtaattttacatgaccgtcgttgataatacaaaaaacgacgtaaaatgtatgaaggtaatttcttcttaccttcttctcaaacgccaaagaaggatccatgatgatgtccctcatgaagcgcatcacataatacccgcattcgacactgctgggttgctttggtgtgcttgacagagttttccaaattactgccttacggcctgatctggctatgtgagaattataaatttttatagcactgttcacgatgtttttggcctctttatcgaccacacgatttccgggcagaggatccagaaaatagacggtttccctctttgctctcacaatcagcaagatccaatgacggctgcacaaaattaatataaaaacgacggttatttacaaaaacgacgtattataatatttcacacgacgaaataaagtagcaatcgacgacattatatatttatcacgacgataaataactaccgacgtggttagtagtttcaaacgactcaataaaataaaacaccgacgtggttagtttatacgctgtcatttattgaaaatcataaaaacaaaattctgttaaggagactaaccctgaattgtaaggcatcatgaaaatctgttcaccgtcagtcctctgaagtcgagctgctaccagtcgtgatctgtcagctattgtgccagagttggcactaactgtagcagggtcgataaagcctaccatgctgcacatatttgcttgttttaaaacatcgtgtaagtacctaaatatataaaataatataaacaagtcagcacaaaaaaacacacgacggttatgtataacaaaacgacgtattataaaatttcacacgacgtactgaaatagacaatgacgttataatatatttatcatgacggtacatactaacgacgtggttagttagttaagacgacgcaataacgaaggtacatactaacgacgtggttattttagaatgacaaacctcatatatacagcaatgaccgtagctcctatttcttccatgcctgcaaattgtgtaatatcttcaggcaggaggaaggtatcgcgttctagaccaaacacctccttatcaattgtaaagttcagggtcttatcctgaggcacgagtgtcgttttcacataacgacaaaggaattttaaagaagatggcgcctccatatttgaataatcaacaacttcaaaaacctgtttaaagaaataaaaaaaatgacgtggtaattcaataaaaacgacggtttaaggaataaaacgtcgtctgaaaagaatttaaacgacggtgaaaaaaccgtcgtggtgaataattgattacgtcttagaaaaaaattccgccgtctaagttgtaaacaaacgatggtttaaagaaaaatatcgacgtctgaaattttgaaaaacaaataaaaaaggcaaagttatgtgaacatacctggtcgtcatgcttttcttcatcttctttctccttttcattttgtttttcttctttcttctcttcatctattacgtcgggaatgactaaccccgtcgtctaaaaaccacaaagttttaaaaataacgacgtttaatggcgtgtaaaacaagtaaactaaatacgacgtggtgttgaaatacaaacgacggtttatttttaaaatcgtcgtggtatgtatttcaaacgacggtttattaataataacgacgtctaatagtttttaaaaaaacagagaattcaaagttcagatatgttaccttttcttcctgatgtttcccatttttggcagtatcatcctcaaaatgtagggatctcacatcacctccagagcagcttgctttgtcagacattggatttttgggactttggctaattcttggtttaagcatgcttggatcaaaattgggaattaattgggaaagctgactcaggaaatgctccctctcagcctctaccaattgtttggttctagcctccatccttaaagcctcttcccttgccttagcttccatctttttattctcttcttgaaggagaactcttaaactgtcctttaaacggtcgtcaaagctcatcctctgtggtttgggtaaattgaaatattgccttgggaaaatcccagcacctacccctctcactctgcttggatgctcggggcccaaagccatggtcagcacatcattgctgccagatacagtgactttgccttccgagacttgtttttgcaattcatcctaaaacaaagatatataaaaaagtaagaacaaaaaacatacgacggttatttatatacaaacgacgtattatataatttcagacgacgcagtaacatataaatcgacgttattataatttatcacgacggtagttataccgacgtggttagttttttaaaacgacgaaatgaataaaccaccgacgtcttatgctttatttacagataacagagggatgattcaatattcacacctttaacgaccttgtttaaaatatttcgacgtagtaatttaatacaaacgacgcgaaaatgaaccaccgacatcttatgctataattacagaaaacagagtagtgattcctgatttagacctttaacgacgttttttaaaaaattttgacatggtaatatcattcacacgacgcaaaatataacataagacgtaataagaattattcacagtttaataaaaatttaaaacagagtgagtaggcttacagttaattttgctttctctgccacctttggatccgggatgttaccatgtttgtcctgtctagctctcttccataaggtagatcgatcaatttctaccccaggcatggtttcctccaattgatcctccaaaccagcatatccttttcgagacaatcgatgattgtactcaagtttctccctaatctgtgcatgttgagaatgcacagactcaaaatctttggataaccttgaagctacaaaggcatcccattgtgctttctctatgaatttatatgtttcagggggttgccttaatctctccctgtcattggtgtatggaaggatataatgccttgttagtgtagacttgaaatccttccatttcttggcagcagaagctaacacagagttcttgcccccttgacctaccacaaaagcaatgtcaactgcttcccaaatctgctcctttatatccttggggatttgagcccatttcatgtccacaagtggaactctggagcgtgccaacacaccaatgtaggactgcatctcactatgtgcttggccaattcctttcccccttttattgtactcaacaattggcctgagtttctgaagttttctcttcacaacacgaggcattgtgctcatacctcgaccagactttgaatcatcagagattgttgtcgtgctggttggttctgtctcagcagatgatgaagcaaacttcatcttcttcgaagagtTCTCTTCAGGagttaccattccaagctccttacctccattttttttggagccagagtccttactttggtcttcgtgagaaaccatttttacagacaaaactgcaagtgaaaatatttcaggaaaagattaagaacacaaacgacggttattaataaaatacgacgtatgatatgattttaaacgacgcaatgaaataatctcagacgtaataaatgtttaaaaccaaggtaattaaacaacgacgaaataatataaaataagacgtaataataacttattacGTCGATATTTACcgaacgacgtgataattaactataaacgacgaaatatttatataacgtcgtggtattgatgttcacacgacgtcaatagtaatataccgtcgtctatataaggatccaaaacccttctttctttctctgtgaatgtttgattgcagatttgatttttctgaaccatggtttttgttttctaatttgataaaatacaaggccaagaaagaaagttttggaatcttatatagacgacggtattttaatatgacgtcgtggtattaacattcacacgacgtaaaacaataagatactgtcgtttatattagataccaacactactttctttttctttatattttatcaaattagggaaaaacaaaaaccattgttaagagaaatcaaacctgcaattaaacaagcaaataaaaaaaaagattataattttaaaaacaactttgtcaattttcagacgacgctagaacgactgacgaaccgtcgtggtctacatatttaaccacgtaaataagaagctaccgtcgtcttatttagttgaggtagttgtcttcaaagttggaaactttccctctttgtctgtatattttatcgaacttggaaagaagtaaaatgattttggccagaaaaaaggtaaaaagatttttcaaacaaaaaacgtatgagcatgcaaaacagcaaccaaaatagtgaaaatgaaagcttaccttttgcgtgcaatgaaagcaagaggaagacgatgtttaagttcagagacgacgaagaagacgagaggaagacgatgagatacgctgacagtgctctgacaaggaaaaaagtctaaaagttttctctgggagattgaaatttttaatcgggtttggaaacagcgcatgtgtaagtcaggtagacgaaaagttgcttacatataaaaccatttcaaaaaaataatacggcggttacatataactacgacgtataaattacaaaatacgacggtacatttaacttcggacgtggtaaataaatacgacagtagtgttttaggtaccgtcgtagtaaactcaaaaattaaagtacataagtaataactcgcgtcatggtagattatttaacacgtcgtttttattaatgtaccaacgtggatttctgtaatatacgtcggtcctaccgacgttgattttacaatttaaacggcggtttatttgtaaggaccgccgttggttttaaaaatttattctataaatttgtcgctttcatgcattttcggtttacatttggggttccaagttcttcctctctcagagacactgtctctcacgtctcaaagacaataatttggatgtctttctcaaagagaaattgagcttactcgcatcaaatatatgtccacaagaagaagcttgtcaactagccttctcacttccttgatcaagcctgataggacacttagtgcttctgaatactccttgctttccatcaaaagagatgcaagcctggcctccacttgctgtcgaaggaaagttcgcttctcagggaaatctgaagatcagatgtgcctgatcctctgcttgattttcttggctaagaagatccgtcagatttgtgatagcctcttcttttatccgtagagcttcagaagaagaagatgggcttcaagaatgcgataaagaatagaaatggcttcagatggcctctaaagcatgagcaatcgaatcagtagttgctgggagatatgatgaagacattgtcaatgctttgaactatacaagtcctgcagaaagataaaggaccaaactgttaaagaaactgaaacaacggcagttttctgttctaccgtcgtcttttctcgtcgtctatattaaggtaagatggcggtagatttataattactgacgtagattattttgttaaacgtcgttaagtgtactacaaccgacgtggattttatttttaaattataaatagagttttttttcccgaattctttcagttttagttttcaattacaaagcgtgataaatagatttttctttcccgaggaaatttaaaatgaggaaaattaatgttctagaatttgtaaactaacacgacgcaatattactaacctgaggaaattataaatagattttgctttcccgaagaaattttaaattaattcagtttgaaacaacgacggatttttgttatgccgtcgtttttaactaacacgaggcaatatttattttgcgacgtggaatcttttcatttaacgtcgttaggtttaatataaccgacgtggatttgaatttttaaattatgaatagaatttttttcccgtgacctttcagtttatttttcaattatagtgcgttataaatagagttttttttttctggaggaaatttaaaatgaaggaaattaatgttctggaatatgtaaagtttcttttttggatgacagatttaaataaaataagaatataaaaacaacgactgtttttgtattactgtcgtcgtttttcgtcgtcttaagtatgactaagacgacgtaatatatttgttgagcgacgttgatttgttttttaaacgtcgttaggtgtaatataaccgtcgttgaaaattgtctctctgattgcaaatttgcaacgacgttaggtataatatttgtagatacacaaacgcacacacatcatcaacttccaaaaaattgtctctctgattgcaaatctgtgtcatctgttaagattatgatgtggaacagagttccatctggtaagatttcgtaacccttgggatctcagacaaatctgattatgtcggcggttttctatataaaccgtcgtggttatttcaattctggtcattaagtagatctaccgacgtaggataagaaaatcaaagaaaaaaattgttaacaaaaattcttattaagacgacggtttaaattaaaggtacgacgtataaaatgaataaatacgacgttaaattttatagtacgatttaaagataacgtcgtagaactatacgagaatgacgtcgatatatttatattttccgtcgttgtacattaatttaatacagcgatattttgtattttaaagccgtggatttgtttgtaattgtacggcgtcttatacgaaaacctcgtcgtgttattttatgagtaaaaacggcggtttttattgaaattgtcgtctttactttctacgtcggtcgattcataacttctgccgttctttgttggcattgattttacactgcggaaatctgtttcaaatagacgttggttgtttaattaggtacgtcgttgtttttgaacagccatttgaatctccattttttagttgtctaaggttgtattacacgacggtgtttttagaaccgtcgtctttttaaaaaccacgacggttttcacttagaccgtcgttgttttctggtcgtctttttcactttttgtagtagtgaatggATTGTTGATTTGCACCTTCTTGAATGTTTCCATTATCTCATCCAAGCCTTGATCTTTCTTTGACTTTGATAACCTGTTAGGAAAAGGTGCAATAGGCCTAAAATcattagttgaaattggaacTTGATTAGCATTAGATGATATATTAGGGCTTGTGATCTTTCTAGAAGGATTGAGGGACTGTTTGCTCGAAGCTGTGGGCCGCCCATGTGGTGGCTGAATGATCTCTATATTTTCTCCATCTGCTTGCTCTTCATTGGCATCTCCAACCTTATTATCAACTTGTTTACCACTTCTCAAGATGTGTACTGCTTTAGCATGCTCTTGATGCCTTGGATTCACCTCCGTTTGGCTTGGGAAAGTTCCGGATGCTCTATTGCTCATGGAAGATGCAATCTGCCCAACTTGCACTTCTAGTTTGTTCACTGCGTTTTGAAGATTCTGATTGGTTTGCATCTGTTGCCCCATGAACTTCTTGAGCATGTCTTgcaattcttccatttgaTCACCCCTTTGCTTTTGCACTTGTTGGGGAGCTTGCAAGAATTGCCTTTGTTGTGTTTGGAATcctgggggggggggggttccTTGAGATTGTTGCACATTTTGAATTATTGCTCCACCTAAAATTAGGATGATTTTTCCACCCCGGATTGTATGTGTTTGAGTAAGGATCATTATTAGGATTCCTTGCTTGAAGGGCATTTGCTCTGCAAAAGATTGGTTTTAAACTTccactttatttcctagaCGGCCAGTCATTGCTTGTTGAAGCAAAGAACACATAACATCAAGTTTTGCAGCAATCTCATTATTAGTACTTACCTCAGAGACCAcagatttcatggaccaatcgatatcggattgcgtccaaaaattggggaacatcataatatgatgggaggagtcatttggtgggttttgagaaaaatccaatctctagaactatgcaatacaccaaccactccatttcataacgaactttgtatgaacctgaattgtccaatttcatggaccaactgatatcggattgagtctgaaacttggggatcatcacaatatgatgggaggagtcagtgggttttgactgaaatccaatctcttgaactattcaatacactaaccactgcatttcatcaCGAACTTCGAActaactgaattgtccaattttatggaccaatccatatcgaattgagtccaaaacttggggaacatcataatattgtacgaggagtcatttggtgggttttgagtgaaatccaatctcttgaactatgcaatacaccaaccgatctatttcagaaagaacttcgtacgaacctgaattgtccaatttcttggaccaatcgatatcggattgagcccaaaacttggggaacatcataatattgtggcaggagtcatttggtgggttttgagtgaaatccaaactctagaactatgcaatacatcaaccactccatttcagagtgaacttcgtacgaacctgaattgtccaatttcatggaccaatcgatattggattgattccaaaacttggggaacatcataatatagtgggaggagtcatttagtagGTTTcgagtcaaatccaatctctagaactatgcaatacaccaaccactccatttcagaacgaacttcgtacgaacctgaattgtccaaattcatggaccaatcgttattggattaagtccaaaacttggggaacatcataatattgttggaggagtcatttggtgggttttgagtgaaatccaatctctagaactatgcaatacaccaaccactacatttcggaacgaacttcgtacgaacctgaattgtccaatttcatggaccaatagatatctgattgagtccaaaacttggggaacatcacaagatgatgggaggggtcatttggtgggttttgagtgaaatccaatctctagaactatgcaataaaccgaccactacatttcataacgaacttcgtacaaaccgaaattgtccaatttcacaggccaatcgatatcagattgagtacaaaacttggggaacatcataatatgatgggaagagtcattcggtgggttttgagtgaaatctaatttcttgaactatgcaatacactaaccgttgcatttcataacgaacttcgaccgaacctgaattgtctaatttcatggaccaatcgatatcgaattgagtccaaaacttgtggaacatcataatattgtgggaggagtcatttggtgggttttgagtgaaatccaatctcttgaactatgcaatacaccaaccattccatttcaaaacgaaattcgtacgaacctaaatagtccaatttcttggactaatcgatatcggactgagacCAAAACATGGGGATATCATAagatagtgggaggagtcatatggtgagttttgagtgaaatcgaacgGCTAAAACTATCCAATACCCCACCCGCTCCCTTttaaaacgaacttcgtacgaacctgaattatccaattttgtggagcaatcgatatcggattaagtccaaaacttggggaacatcataatatgatgggaggagtgatttggtgggttttgagtgaaatccattctctagaactatataatacaccaaccacaccatttcagaacgaacttcgtacgaacctgaattgtccaatttcatggaccaatcgatatcgcattaagtccaaaacttggggaacatcataatatgatgggaggagtcatttggtgggttttgagtgaaatccaatctctagaactatgcaatacaccaaccactgtatttcagaacgaacttcgtacgaacctgaattgtccaattttatggaccaatcaatatcggattgagtccaaaacttggggaacttcataataatgtgggaggagtcactggtgagtttcgagtgaaatccaattgccaaaactatgcaatacaccaaccactccattagagaatgaacttcatatgaaCATGAGTAGTCCAATTTattggaccgatcgatattggactgagcccaaaacatggggaatatcataatatggtgggaggagtcatatgatgagtttttcgtgaaatccaacggctaaaactatccaatacac
Proteins encoded in this window:
- the LOC109950818 gene encoding uncharacterized protein LOC109950818 → MEELQDMLKKFMGQQMQTNQNLQNAVNKLEVQVGQIASSMSNRASGTFPSQTEVNPRHQEHAKAVHILRSGKQVDNKVGDANEEQADGENIEIIQPPHGRPTASSKQSLNPSRKITSPNISSNANQVPISTNDFRPIAPFPNRLSKSKKDQGLDEIMETFKKDLCTNKRRFKEHEQVALSEEVSAVLQRKLPPKLKDLDRTIRYPKGILEDVSMKVEELILPADFLVLEVEEAPIHDNQLPLILGWPFMATAGAIIDVKKG